In one Sander lucioperca isolate FBNREF2018 chromosome 7, SLUC_FBN_1.2, whole genome shotgun sequence genomic region, the following are encoded:
- the omgb gene encoding oligodendrocyte-myelin glycoprotein, with translation MRAPAMPVCSASLLCLFLLLLCGLLGGWVLSICPTVCSCSRGHRVVDCSSRGLTKLPPGLQHNIHFLNLSFNSLQGLESQLTHYAHLRTLDLSYNRLETLPPALPRSLWDIRAAGNHLRLLDKSDTAYHWNLKVLDLSDNELERVVFINNTLASLQALNLSHNRFWTVPTNLPHNLESIDLSHNYLMQILPGSLDRLPKLAKFFLHANRFSLLSKGIFDKLVGLEVLTLGDNPWACEEEENITKLLTWAKQTRATILGCPCYTRPICGQTHQATPGREWHSALFTEIPLWVNSRVEGHDGQSPARIAEVTSSYQAKSALFETGIYQDKRGVNESGNHRVFVWTSPTNFDSFSTHTKTTASPLSSTKKPKAANSRNKCHRLLIDIQQTVTLTILAMMTAFNTF, from the exons ATGAG AGCCCCGGCCATGCCTGTCTGCTCTGCCTCTCTGCTCTGCCTGTTCCTCCTGCTGCTGTGTGGGCTGCTAGGAGGTTGGGTGCTGTCTATCTGCCCCACTGTGTGCTCCTGCAGCAGGGGACATCGTGTGGTGGACTGCTCCTCACGTGGTCTAACCAAGCTACCGCCTGGTCTGCAGCACAACATCCACTTTCTCAACCTCTCTTTCAATAG CTTGCAGGGTCTGGAAAGCCAGCTCACCCATTATGCCCACCTGCGAACCCTGGACCTGTCCTACAACCGCCTGGAGACCCTGCCCCCCGCCCTGCCGCGGTCTCTGTGGGACATCCGAGCGGCGGGCAACCATCTACGCTTGCTGGACAAAAGTGACACAGCTTACCACTGGAACCTGAAAGTACTGGACCTGTCGGACAATGAGCTGGAGAGAGTGGTCTTCATCAACAACACGCTGGCAAGTCTCCAAGCTCTCAACCTCAGTCACAACAGGTTTTGGACAGTGCCCACGAATTTGCCGCACAACTTGGAGAGCATTGATTTGTCACATAACTATCTCATGCAGATCCTGCCTGGCTCTTTGGATCGACTGCCAAAGCTGGCTAAGTTCTTTTTGCATGCTAATCGCTTCTCCTTGTTGTCTAAAGGGATATTTGATAAGCTGGTGGGGCTGGAGGTGCTGACTCTTGGGGATAACCCCTGGGcttgtgaagaagaagaaaacataaCAAAGCTCCTGACATGGGCTAAGCAGACCCGTGCCACCATCTTAGGTTGCCCCTGTTATACAAGACCTATTTGTGGGCAAACCCATCAGGCAACACCAGGGAGGGAGTGGCACTCTGCGCTGTTCACAGAGATACCACTTTGGGTTAACAGCAGAGTTGAAGGGCATGATGGTCAATCACCTGCAAGGATTGCAGAGGTCACATCTAGTTACCAGGCAAAATCGGCTCTTTTTGAGACAGGAATATATCAGGACAAAAGAGGAGTGAATGAATCTGGGAACCACAGGGTGTTTGTCTGGACATCTCCCACAAACTTTGACAGtttttccacacacacaaaaacaacagcaaGCCCACTGTCTTCAACAAAGAAGCCCAAAGCTGCTAACTCAAGGAATAAATGTCACAGACTCCTAATCGACATTCAACAAACTGTCACCCTGACTATTTTAGCTATGATGACTGCATTTAACACCTTCTGA